AGCAAACATCCTTCCAATTTGCCTTAAAACAGCAGGATCGCCAATAATATCAGACATATAGAGATAGCCACCTGTCAACAAGCGTTCTCCATTGGATAATGCCTCACAAATCTTTTCAAGCTCTTCTTTTGCCTTTTCGTTAGAAATTGAGGGAATAAATTTTACTCCCCCTGCTGCTCCTGCAACCGTATATAAACCGCCAATTCCTTCTTCCACGAACATCTCATGAATAATATCAATGTCTTCACTGATTGAAGATTTGGCAGTTTGATACCGTTCGGAAAAGAATGAAAGTGGGATCAATTCTTGAGGATGATTTAAAAAATATTGAGTTAAATCAACAATTCTTGCACTTCTCCGCAACTTTTTCATAATTTCCTCCAAGAAAACCGAATATTTAAGACTAAATATATCACTAATATACGCAATTTTCTACAATTTTTATCTTAATAATCGTACGGCATAAACTTCTTTACAAAATCCTCGTAACCCATTATAAATTCGTTTCATTTTCGACTCTTTGTTCGTCAGTGCAAATACCGTTGGTCCACTTCCAGACATTAATACACCATCGGCACCAAATTGTTGTAATTGCTCTTTTAGCTGTTTCACTTCGGGATAGAGTCGAAAAGTAACCTCTTCAAGAACATTTGCTAATAGGCCACTCATCTGAAGAAAATCCTGTTGTTCAATCGCCTGGATCATTTGGTTTGTTTTTGGGTGTTCCTTTATTTCCTCCAACTTTAGCGCACCATATACATCTGCAGTGGAAACTCCGATTGGCAATTTCGCTAAAATTGCCCATCCTGGTGGGGCAGGGGGGAGTTTTTTAATTTTTTCTCCACGTCCAGTAGCTAGTGCAGTACCTCTTACAATACAAAATGGGACATCCGACCCAATCTCTTCACCAGCCTTCATTAATTCAACTTCCGTTAAATTTAAATTCCACAAACGATTTAATCCCCGTAAAGCAGCTGCTGCATCACTACTTCCCCCTGCTAAACCTGCAGCAACGGGTATATTTTTTTCTAAAACAATATGTACTCCTCGTTCAATCTGATATTTTGTTTTTAAGATTTGCGCCGCTTTATATATTAAATTCCTCTCATCATTCGGAACGATTCCCGAATTCGATTCTAAAATAATTCGATTCTCATCTATATCTTCAAAAGAGAGACGATCAGCTAAATCAATCATTGTCATAATCATTTCTACCTCATGGTATCCATCGTCTCTTTTTCCGATCACATCTAATGTCAAATTGATTTTAGCTGGTGCCTTTTCCCAAAGTTTCATCATACCACCGTCCATTTTTACTGTGTCAATCATACATTTTAACATTTTTTGTTAACTCAATAAAGAAAAAGCTAGAGAAAATTACTTTCCTCTAGCTTGTCCACCTTATTTTATGATCGACCCATCTCTGTTAAGCTTCTTTCGGCAATTTCAATTGCCTTTTTGACCATGTTTCCAGCGTCACGAGTGGTAATCCCACTCCACCCTTCTCTTTGGACCGTATCATAAAAACCAAGTTCTTTTGCTAATTCTTCTTTAAATCGTTCTGACATAATTCCGCCTCTTCTTCGGCTCAAGCAATAACCTCCTTATGGGTGGACAACTTTAGTATATGTAAAATTAAAAAAAGTAGAACACAATTCGTGCTCTACCTCTTTATTGATGTGATGTAATCCGAACTTGTCCATCACTTGTACACACCGTTAATTCAACTGTTTCTGTTAGGATATCAGCATAACTGTATGACACTCGTTTAAAAGAATGCTGGTCTTCATCTAATTTTACAATAAATACTGAAGGGTAGGTTTGTTCTAAAATACCAGTGCGCTCAATTGTCTTTCGACGTCCACCATTTGCCTTTAGCACAATCTTCTCGCCAACATAACTATCCAAGTTACGCTTGATGGCGCCTAAGGAATTATTAGCCATTGTCAACTACCACCTCTTTCCTAACGAAATTATACCACCGGAGGGGTAGCTTGTCAATTAGAAAAAATTATTATAGCTGGTTTATTAGGACTTTGTCAATATGATTTTTTCTATTCGACAGTTTTCACTAAAAGATTACTTAATCGGGCATATTCCCCTATATTTAGCGTTTCCGCACGTCGATTTGGATCGATATCAATCGACTTTAAAAGGATTTCTAATTGTTCTTTTTTATCTTTTCCGAATAGATTATGAATCAAATTGTTAATAATCGTTTTTCTTCTTTGAGCAAAACTAGCTTTAATGACACGAAAGAAAAAATTCTCATCTTCGACTTGAACAGGAGGTTGTTTCCGAATCTTCAATTGGATAATTGCAGAATCGACATTTGGTTTTGGTACAAAAACGGTTTTGGGTACTTGCATCACAATTTTTGCTTCCGCATAATAATCAACTGCTAAGGTAAGCGTGCCATAATCTTTACCACCTGCTTTAGCCAGGATCCGTTCTGCCACTTCTTTTTGAATCATCACGGTAATCGAAGCAATTTGAAGTTTTTGCTCGAGTAACGACATAATAATTGGTGTCGTAATATAGTAAGGCAAATTAGCTACAACTTTAATCGTCTCGAACTCAGAAAATTGATTTGATAATAATTCATTTAATGATATCTTCAAAATATCACCATGTATTAATTCAACATTACGATAAGCTGCTAAAGTTTCTTCTAAAATTGGGATTAATCGCTGATCGATCTCAATGGCCACTACCTTACCTGCTTTTTCTGCCAATTTTTGAGTTAAAGCTCCAATTCCCGGACCTATCTCAATCACGCCTACCGTTTCATCAATCTTTGCAGAACTCACGATCTTATCGAGAATACTTGGTTCAATAAGAAAATTTTGCCCTAAACTTTTTTTAAAGTGAAAATCATATTTTTTGAGAATCTCCATTGTTTTTGTTGGAGTTGAGATTCGACCGTCCATCTACTCATCTTTCCTTTTATATAGATATTTGATTGCTTTGTTAAATTCATCCTCGGTAATTTGAAACATTTTTAATCGTTTGTGAAATTGCTTTGCATTCCCATAGCCAATTCCTAACCGTTTACCTAGAAGTAAACGTTTCTTTTTTGCTTCTTCTCCACCAACTAAACCTTCTTCTATTAATCGTTCCCATGATACATACTCTTTATCATCATCTAACCATTCTGTTTTTGCTTCATTTAGTGCCTTGATTATAGCTTCTGGTGTAGCATTTTCGACTCCAATATTTCCATTTTTCGTTGCTTCTTCTCTCGCTAAGAATGCATGTTTAACTCCAGGTACCTTTTGACTAATCGTTTTGCGAATTTTTTCCCCAGGATAGTCGGGATCAGTAAAAACAATCACTCCGCGTAACCACTGAGCTTTTTCTATTCTACGAATCGTTTCCATAGAGAGAGCAGAACCACCTGTTTCAATCGTGTCTGCTTCTACAGCCCTTTGAATGGCGATGGTATCATCCCTACCTTCAACAACAATTACTTCTTTAATTTTCAAGAAAAATCCTCCTATACAATTTGATCCATTAAAGAGCCACGTGTGTCGCTGTTTATGGAATATACAAACACATGAATCACTGGCTTGTATGGTTCTGTAAGCTCCGACATAGCACGACTTGCAACTTTAGTTGCATAGCGTGACTTGTGCCCTATGGGTGCTTTAAGCCATATTTACTTTGTATTTTGTTTTCATCAGAAACAAAGAAAACTTGGCACAAGCAGCCAAGCTTTAATAAGGTCGATTTGGTCCTATCACATATACTTTATAACCATACCTTATTCCATAGGAAATCGCCGATTCCCTACTACTTACATAGATATCGATTATATTACCTTTTACGGAACCACCAATATCCTCTGCTCTACGAAAACCAAAACCTTCAATATATACCCACCAGCCAAGAGGAATTACATTCGGATCTACCGCAATCGTCCTTCCTGGAGTTGGCCTTGTTCCTAAATATGTATAAGAACCGCCACTATATTGAGTAATCGTCACATTGGTTAACGTTTCCCTTGGGCGAAAAGTAAAACCACCTCTAGAGACAATAGAGCGATCAATACGGGTACCATATGCAACAATTTGATCGTTTTTCGGTTGAACGATATCCTGTTTCAGTAATTTTTTCTCTACTTCTTTTCCATTTTCATAAGTAATCTCAACAAACTTAATAACTTTCCCTTTTTTCCCTTTCGTTAGGACTTTTTCTTTCCCTTTTGGTAAATTCGTATCTGCTTTACGAACATAACCAAAGGGAATGTCCTCTTCAGTTTGTACAATCTTTTTCTCTATCCGCGTTACGATAACTTCCATCTGTGGTGTAATGGGGCTTTGTATGGTTGGAGTAACTTTATCTAACTTTCCTAAGGTAATCTTTTGTTGTTTTAATAGTTCTCCTACTGTCTTAGCTGTTGTCAAAACTTCTTTTTGCTCTCCGGCAATATTGAGTGAAATCGATTTGGCATGATCAACACGAATCGTTTGTCCATCCTTTAATCGACTTTTTAAGGGTACGGATAATCGATCTTCAGTCTTAAAACTGATCCTCTGTTCTATTAATAAATCCTGCACAATCTTCTGAGATGTTTCGACTCTTTTAGCTTGTCCATCAATGATGAGTGTAATCTCTTTATTTCGTCCTAGAACATACCAAGTCGTAACGAAAATCAAAACAAAGACAACACTAAGAAGAATCACCCATCTCTTTTTCTTTAAAAAGGGAAAAGTGGGAATGACAACCGACTTCGGGATTGCTGTTTTTTGGAACAGTTTGCCCATTATTTCTCCCCCTTTAGTAGCCCCATTGTAAACAAAGATATGCTAATTGTCAAACAAATATGCGTCATTCCCTATAATTTTCCAATTTATAATCGAAATATACGTCTAGCATTTTCCGTCGTAATTTCTGCAATTTGCTCAAACGTCATTCCGCGTAATTCGGCAATTTTTTCGGCTACAAATTTCACATAAGATGATTCATTTCTTTTGCCGCGGTATGGCTCAGGGGTGAGATAGGGAGAATCCGTTTCAATCAAGATCCGTTCCAAAGGAATCTCACTGGCTACTTCTTTCGGCCTTTTTGCATTTTTAAAAGTAACAGGGCCGCTAAAAGAGATATAGAAACCTTGTTCAATACATTCCATTGCCATTTCTAAACTACCAGAGAAGGAATGTATGATTCCCCCAATTTCTTTTACCCCTTCTTCTTTTATGATTTGACAAACATCCTGATGAGCATCCCGATCATGAATTACAATTGGTAAACCTTTTCTCTTGGCTAATTGAATTTGTCGGCGAAACACCTGTTGTTGAATC
Above is a window of Tepidibacillus fermentans DNA encoding:
- a CDS encoding 3D domain-containing protein — its product is MGKLFQKTAIPKSVVIPTFPFLKKKRWVILLSVVFVLIFVTTWYVLGRNKEITLIIDGQAKRVETSQKIVQDLLIEQRISFKTEDRLSVPLKSRLKDGQTIRVDHAKSISLNIAGEQKEVLTTAKTVGELLKQQKITLGKLDKVTPTIQSPITPQMEVIVTRIEKKIVQTEEDIPFGYVRKADTNLPKGKEKVLTKGKKGKVIKFVEITYENGKEVEKKLLKQDIVQPKNDQIVAYGTRIDRSIVSRGGFTFRPRETLTNVTITQYSGGSYTYLGTRPTPGRTIAVDPNVIPLGWWVYIEGFGFRRAEDIGGSVKGNIIDIYVSSRESAISYGIRYGYKVYVIGPNRPY
- the ispE gene encoding 4-(cytidine 5'-diphospho)-2-C-methyl-D-erythritol kinase yields the protein MKLWEKAPAKINLTLDVIGKRDDGYHEVEMIMTMIDLADRLSFEDIDENRIILESNSGIVPNDERNLIYKAAQILKTKYQIERGVHIVLEKNIPVAAGLAGGSSDAAAALRGLNRLWNLNLTEVELMKAGEEIGSDVPFCIVRGTALATGRGEKIKKLPPAPPGWAILAKLPIGVSTADVYGALKLEEIKEHPKTNQMIQAIEQQDFLQMSGLLANVLEEVTFRLYPEVKQLKEQLQQFGADGVLMSGSGPTVFALTNKESKMKRIYNGLRGFCKEVYAVRLLR
- the rsmA gene encoding 16S rRNA (adenine(1518)-N(6)/adenine(1519)-N(6))-dimethyltransferase RsmA translates to MDGRISTPTKTMEILKKYDFHFKKSLGQNFLIEPSILDKIVSSAKIDETVGVIEIGPGIGALTQKLAEKAGKVVAIEIDQRLIPILEETLAAYRNVELIHGDILKISLNELLSNQFSEFETIKVVANLPYYITTPIIMSLLEQKLQIASITVMIQKEVAERILAKAGGKDYGTLTLAVDYYAEAKIVMQVPKTVFVPKPNVDSAIIQLKIRKQPPVQVEDENFFFRVIKASFAQRRKTIINNLIHNLFGKDKKEQLEILLKSIDIDPNRRAETLNIGEYARLSNLLVKTVE
- a CDS encoding TatD family hydrolase; protein product: MLIDTHAHLDDEKFIEDREEVIQRAFDRGVKTIINIGYNKETILSTLELVNRYDFIYGAIGWHPNNAHEMTDQDFLWLEEQLNHPKIVAIGEIGLDYYWDFAPKEIQQQVFRRQIQLAKRKGLPIVIHDRDAHQDVCQIIKEEGVKEIGGIIHSFSGSLEMAMECIEQGFYISFSGPVTFKNAKRPKEVASEIPLERILIETDSPYLTPEPYRGKRNESSYVKFVAEKIAELRGMTFEQIAEITTENARRIFRL
- the rnmV gene encoding ribonuclease M5; translation: MKIKEVIVVEGRDDTIAIQRAVEADTIETGGSALSMETIRRIEKAQWLRGVIVFTDPDYPGEKIRKTISQKVPGVKHAFLAREEATKNGNIGVENATPEAIIKALNEAKTEWLDDDKEYVSWERLIEEGLVGGEEAKKKRLLLGKRLGIGYGNAKQFHKRLKMFQITEDEFNKAIKYLYKRKDE
- a CDS encoding small, acid-soluble spore protein, alpha/beta type, translating into MSRRRGGIMSERFKEELAKELGFYDTVQREGWSGITTRDAGNMVKKAIEIAERSLTEMGRS
- the veg gene encoding biofilm formation stimulator Veg: MANNSLGAIKRNLDSYVGEKIVLKANGGRRKTIERTGILEQTYPSVFIVKLDEDQHSFKRVSYSYADILTETVELTVCTSDGQVRITSHQ